Proteins found in one Parasteatoda tepidariorum isolate YZ-2023 chromosome 7, CAS_Ptep_4.0, whole genome shotgun sequence genomic segment:
- the LOC107450647 gene encoding uncharacterized protein, whose product MENRCWIMWSSVIALVVFQSILHSECAPAFKLKHYNFYKSKEMSPPRMDKRLIGGSSPIHFISPFVPMPEPVVNPFANFISASASAPQSTIYKLPLRLKANGKLHSIIHGFPNKRHQFIDQFAQAASNIIQLPLKYMSNAKPIGIYFKDPSMNFL is encoded by the coding sequence gTGCTGGATCATGTGGTCTTCTGTTATTGCTTTAGTGGTTTTCCAAAGCATCCTTCATTCTGAATGTGCGCCAGCCTTCAAATTGAAGCACTATAATTTCTACAAATCCAAAGAAATGTCACCTCCTCGGATGGACAAGCGTCTGATAGGTGGAAGCTCGCCAATCCATTTTATTAGCCCTTTTGTTCCAATGCCAGAGCCTGTTGTGAATCCCTTTGCAAACTTTATTTCGGCTTCAGCTTCTGCTCCTCAGTCTACAATTTACAAACTGCCGCTGCGCTTGAAAGCAAACGGTAAACTTCACAGCATAATACATGGTTTTCCAAACAAACGCCACCAATTCATAGATCAGTTTGCACAAGCGGCATCAAACATAATACAGTTGCCATTGAAGTACATGTCAAATGCTAAACCtataggaatttattttaaggatcCATCAATGAACTTCTTGTGA